The following DNA comes from bacterium.
TTGAACTGCTCGTGCGCGACGTCCTTGCGGCCGAGCTGCGCCTGGATCTGCGCGACGGCGATCAGCGCGTTGCCACGCGTCTGGCGGTCAGGCGCCTCCTTGGCCGCCTCGGCGAAGAGACTGGCGGCGTCCTCGAACTGGTTGTTCTGCCGCAAGACCTGCGCCTGGCCGAACTTCGAATTCGCCGCGAGCCCGCGAGAGCCCGGCGAGACCGCCTCGATTTCCTCGTAAGCCTTTTGCGCCTCGGCGAACCGGCCAAGCTCGGTGCTGAGATTCGCGATCGACGAAAGCGCCTCCACGCGGACGCCTTCCTCGAATTTCTCGCCGGCATTGCGCCGCCAGACCTCGATCGCCTCGTCGTATCGGCCCTGCGTCCGGAGGATGGCGCCCATGCCGCGGTTGGCCGCCGCCACCGCCTCGAGGTTGTCCGCGTGCTCGGCCAGGATCTCCTCGTAGGCCAGGCGAGCCTCGTCGAAGCGGCCCTCGCGCGCGCGCAGCGCGGCCAGTTCCGCCTTGGCGCGCAAGCGCACCGACGGGCGCTCGTCGCCCTTGAGGATCGCCTCGTACTCGCGCGCGGCCCGATCCAGCCGGCCCGCGCCCAGGTACACCTGCGCCTTGCCGAAACGCGCGGTTTCGAACACCGCGGGATCGCCGGGAAATTCCGTCTCGAGTCGCTCGAAGGAACGCACCGCGTCGTCGATCCTGCCGACCTGCGCGTAGGTGTGTGCCATCGTCGTGAGCGCCTGTCCCAGGGCCGACGGCGTATCGACCTCCTTGATAATCGACTCCAGGCGGCGCAGCGCCTCGTCCTTGCGCCCCTGCGTGCTCATCGCGGTCGCCACGGACAGGCGGGCCTGCTCGATCTGCGAGGGATGGGCCGACGCGCTCTTTTCGAACTCGTCGACCATCTGCTCGGCGCGCGCGATATCGCCCGAGTCGGCGACCACGCGTACCAGCGCGGCGCGGGCCTGGCCGCGGCTTTCGGCGTCGGAAACCAGCTCGCTCGCCTTTTCGTATTCCTGTTCCGCCTCGGCGTAGTTGCGCTTGGCCTCGTAAACCGTGGCCAGTCCGATGTGCGCCCGGAAGCGGTCGCGCGCGTACATTTCGCCGGGAAACTCCTCGACAATCGTTCGGTAGAGCGCCTCGGCGTCGCCGTACTGCTTGCGGTCGACGTGAATGCCGGCGATGCCGTCGAGCGCCCATGCGCGGACCTGCTTGCCGAAGCCGCTTTCCGCCATGTCCTGATAATGTTTCAGGGCTTCGTCCCCGAGTCCGGCCGTGCGCAACGCGCTGGCGAACGTCAGTCGCGCGGTGACCGCCTCGTGCGAAGCTTCGGGCGCGTTTTCGATCAGGCGATCGTAGTATCGCCGCGCGCTTCCGATATCGCGCTTTTGCGCGTGGTGATTCATGAGCGCCAACAACGCGTGGCGGCTCCGCGCGGCGTCGCCCGATTGCGTCACCTGTTCGTACAACGCGATGCCCTCGTCTTCGTCGCCGCGCGCCAGCAGGCTTTGCGCGCGCGCGATCTGCGCGTCGAGAATCGCCCCGGTGTTGTTAGGGAATCGCGCGTTGATCTCGTCCTGCACCTGCTTGGCGCCGTCGAGATCGCCCGTCTCGGTCAACAGCCGCACAAGCGTGGAGAGAGCGGCCGCCGCCTGATTGGCGTTGTCCGTGTCCGCACCCGCGCGCAGCGCCTCCTTGGCGGCGTCGATATCGCCGGCGCGCCGATAATAATCGGCGAAGAGGACGTCGATCAGGCTCTCGAAGTTCGGCTCGTCGCGAAACGTCTCGCGGATGCGTTCAAGCGTCTGCAACTCTTTTTTGGGATCTTTCGCTTCCTCCCACAGGCGGCGCAGGGCACCGAACGCCTGGAACTTGTCACCATTTTCGTGCGCGACGTCGATGGCTCGCTCGAACTGCGTGGCCGCCTCGTCGAAGCGCCCGGTTTCGAGCGCGATGTGTCCAAGTCCCACGAAGGCCTGCGACGCGGTGGCGGGATCGTTCTTGCCGAGTTCGGTCAGCTCGACAAAGATGGGTCGCGCTTCGTCGTAGCGGCGATGCTGCGCGAGCACATTGGCCAGTTGCACCGTGGCGCGCCGCCGTTGATCGGTTTCCACCGCGTCGTTGGCGACCGCGCGAAGGGCGTTGACGCCGTCGTTGACGCGATCCACGAGGATGAGCACCTGAGCCTGTTCGATCTTGAGATCGTCCCGCTCGGCGGGGCGGTCGCGGAAGCGATCGATGAGGCGGTCGTAGAGTTCGAGCGCCATGCCGGGCCGGCCGGTGTTGGTGTAAAGCTGCGCCAGTCTTGATCCGACCCATCGGGCCTGCGAATCGCCGCCCAGGCGCTCGAGCATCGCCAGGAATCGCTCCTCGGCCTTGCCCGGATCGCCGATGACCGCCTCGACGTTTGCGATCTGAGATTCGGCCTGAACGAGGTTGTCGGTCTGATCGGGATAGGTTTCGCGCATCCGCGCGAGAACTTCGCGCGCCTCGTCGAGCTTGCTCATCGTCACCAGGCCGTTGATGACGCCGGCGAACGCGCGCGACGCGGTGTCGGGTCGGTCGGCGTAGGCCTCCGCGATTTTCCGGTAACGGTCGACGGCTTCGCGCACGCGGCCGTTCTCGAGAAACAGGTTGGCGACGTCGAATTCCGCGCGCAGGATGATGTTCGGGTCCGCGGCGTACTTTTCGATGATCAGCCGATACTGCTCTTCCGCCTTTTCAAACTCGTTGATCCGGACATAGATGCGCGCGACGCGGTCGTGCGCGTCGGCCGCCTGGGGGAAATCCTTCCATTTCTCCGCGTACGCCTTGTATCGCTCGATCGCCTCCTCGAATTTACCTTCCTCCGCGTAGGTCGCGGCCATGCCGAATTCCGCGGTGAGCAGGGCATTGTCCTGATCCGGGAAGGTGTCGATGACCTCCTGAAAGAGCCGGCGCGCCTCGCTGACCTTTCTCTGGTCCAGCGCGGTCGACGCAATGGCGTTCATCGCCTGCGCGACGCGCAAGGGATTGGCCGCGTACTTGCGGACGACAATCTGATAATAGCGTCGCGCCGTTTCGTAATCGCCGCGATCGCGCGCCTCCTGCCCGCGCTCATCGAGCTTGGCGAACGACCAGTTTTCCGGGTTGGCGAGCCAGGCTTGAACACCGAATCCGAGAGCAACGACGGCGGCAAGAAGGACAGCCTGCGCGGGACGGCTGCGCCGCACGAAGCGGAGGGCGCGGCGGATGACGAAGCGATCGACGCGAGCGCCGCGCTCCGCGAATGCGCCGATTTCCTCCTCCGTGTACCCCGAGACCGACTTGAAGCTCGCGCGGTCCAGCGTCGCCCCGGTCAGATTCACCTCGAGGTGGTCGCTGATGTTGAAACGCGCGCCGGTCAGGTCGGCGTCGGCGAACGAGGTGCGTTCCAGAAGCGCGTTCGAGTAGTCCGCTTCCGCGAGACGCGCGCCGGCAAATGTGCCGTCCCTGATCGTCGCGAGGGAGAAATCCGCGCGCTCGCCGGCAATCGCGGCGAAGTCGCAGGCCTCGAATATGGCGTTTTGATAGACACCGCCGGACAGGGTCGCGCCCGCGTAACGGCCGCCCTTTACCGTCATGTCCGCGGCATCGGCGTCCGTCAAGTCGGCTCCCGTGAAATCGGGGCCGACGAGCGCGGCATTGCTGAACGCGGCGCCGGGAATCTTTGCCTCGCGAAAGTTCGCGCCTTCGCCGGTGGCCTTGCGGAAACCCGCGCGATCGCCCTCGGCGCCCGAAAAATCGGCGCCGGTCAGGTCCGAGCCGTCGAACGACGCGCGGCCGAGTCTGGCGCCCGCCAATTTGGCGCCGTTAAGGTTCGCGCCGGAAACGTTCGCGCCGGAAAGATCCGCGCCGGAAAGATCCGCCCCGGCGAGGTTTGCGCCGGCCAGCCTGGCGCGCGCGAGATTCGCGCCGGCCAGTTTCGCGCCGGACAAATCCTGGTTTTTCAGGTTCGCGCGCGACAGATCCGCTCCGGCCAGATCACCGGAGGACGCTTTTTCAAGAATTTCGGAGGTTTCGGCCATGTGGAATCGAAATTTGGACCCTACATTCCGCGTGTCAACGCATCAAGCATTCATCAATGAGCAATCGCCATGGGCTGTCAAGGCCGGTCGTCGGATGATCGTTCGACGTCCGGATGGCCCGCTCGGTTCCGTCGCCCGGCGCGCGCGCTCAATAGGCCGGCGTCCATGCCCGGCGCGCGGCCGCGCGGCGCGCGGCCATCGACAGGCGATACATGCGCCGATCCACCGCGCGCTTTTGCGCCGGCGACAGACTTGCGGCGCGGCTTGCCTCGGCGACGACACGGCGCGTCGCGCGGTACATCGCCGGCAGATCGGCGCCGAGCTGCCCCCGATGCAGGCGATACACGGCCAGCGCCTTCGGCACGAAAGTGGCCTTCGTGCCGACAATCAGACGCTGCCACAGATCGTAGTCTTCGGCCGGCGAAAATTCCGGGCGGAAACGAAGGTCGCCCAAGGCATCACGGCGCACGATCACCGTGGACGTCGGGATGAAGTTGTCGAGCAGGAGACGAAATTCGATGTCGCCGCATGCCGGCGGCTGCCGTGTAAAAACCGTCGGGCCGCGAAAGCTCGCGGGGACAATCCAGGCGTCCGAAAACACGAGACCGGCCGCCGGCGCGCGGTCGAGCAGATCGAGTTGCGCGGCGAGCTTGCCCGGCTCCCACGTGTCGTCCGAATCGAGAAACGCGATATGGGGCGCGGCCGTCGCGTCGATGCCGGTGTTACGCGCGCCCGCCGGGCCGGCCGAGCGCGACGGGATGACCGCCACGCGCGGATCGCCCAGCGCGCGCACGGCGTCGGCGGTTCCGTCGGTGGAGCCGTCGTCGACGACCACGATCTCGGAGGGCGGCGCGGTCTGGCCGAGGACGGACGCGATCGCCCGCACGACCATCTCGCGCCGGTTTTTCACCGGCACGACAACCGCCACCTCATGCACGAACGTAATCCGGAAAAAACTGGCGGAACCAGAGCTCGAGGCAAACGCGCGTGTAGCGCGAGCGGTCGAACTCGCCTCGGCCCGTGTTGTTGTCGGGTAACGGAATGCGCCGCGCGAGGCTCGCCTCGAGATCGGCCGCCCACGCATTCAGGGGGCCGTTCAGCCACTGATGAAACGGCACGACGAGCCCCATTTTGTCGCGCCGGTCGAGAATCTCGTCAGGCACGATGCCGCGCAAGGCAAGGCGCAGCACGCTC
Coding sequences within:
- a CDS encoding tetratricopeptide repeat protein, encoding MAETSEILEKASSGDLAGADLSRANLKNQDLSGAKLAGANLARARLAGANLAGADLSGADLSGANVSGANLNGAKLAGARLGRASFDGSDLTGADFSGAEGDRAGFRKATGEGANFREAKIPGAAFSNAALVGPDFTGADLTDADAADMTVKGGRYAGATLSGGVYQNAIFEACDFAAIAGERADFSLATIRDGTFAGARLAEADYSNALLERTSFADADLTGARFNISDHLEVNLTGATLDRASFKSVSGYTEEEIGAFAERGARVDRFVIRRALRFVRRSRPAQAVLLAAVVALGFGVQAWLANPENWSFAKLDERGQEARDRGDYETARRYYQIVVRKYAANPLRVAQAMNAIASTALDQRKVSEARRLFQEVIDTFPDQDNALLTAEFGMAATYAEEGKFEEAIERYKAYAEKWKDFPQAADAHDRVARIYVRINEFEKAEEQYRLIIEKYAADPNIILRAEFDVANLFLENGRVREAVDRYRKIAEAYADRPDTASRAFAGVINGLVTMSKLDEAREVLARMRETYPDQTDNLVQAESQIANVEAVIGDPGKAEERFLAMLERLGGDSQARWVGSRLAQLYTNTGRPGMALELYDRLIDRFRDRPAERDDLKIEQAQVLILVDRVNDGVNALRAVANDAVETDQRRRATVQLANVLAQHRRYDEARPIFVELTELGKNDPATASQAFVGLGHIALETGRFDEAATQFERAIDVAHENGDKFQAFGALRRLWEEAKDPKKELQTLERIRETFRDEPNFESLIDVLFADYYRRAGDIDAAKEALRAGADTDNANQAAAALSTLVRLLTETGDLDGAKQVQDEINARFPNNTGAILDAQIARAQSLLARGDEDEGIALYEQVTQSGDAARSRHALLALMNHHAQKRDIGSARRYYDRLIENAPEASHEAVTARLTFASALRTAGLGDEALKHYQDMAESGFGKQVRAWALDGIAGIHVDRKQYGDAEALYRTIVEEFPGEMYARDRFRAHIGLATVYEAKRNYAEAEQEYEKASELVSDAESRGQARAALVRVVADSGDIARAEQMVDEFEKSASAHPSQIEQARLSVATAMSTQGRKDEALRRLESIIKEVDTPSALGQALTTMAHTYAQVGRIDDAVRSFERLETEFPGDPAVFETARFGKAQVYLGAGRLDRAAREYEAILKGDERPSVRLRAKAELAALRAREGRFDEARLAYEEILAEHADNLEAVAAANRGMGAILRTQGRYDEAIEVWRRNAGEKFEEGVRVEALSSIANLSTELGRFAEAQKAYEEIEAVSPGSRGLAANSKFGQAQVLRQNNQFEDAASLFAEAAKEAPDRQTRGNALIAVAQIQAQLGRKDVAHEQFNEIVESFAGVPSVVAQARFGRAELLRTDKRLDEAFALMDQVAQSAQEESERIQAMSAMAQIRLEQGRFDDAVADYERMLKAFEGNDSVRLDALGGMADVYRRQGKIERALATYRRVRAEAPDETRRLWADSAVARMRLERGEHDQAIRAYQAIVDEYGANKAARLDARMGIAEALKEQRKLGEAEKMFQAVVDEAPESPQAYWAMMGTAQIAGEKGAFDKAQAIYKEVGERFGQNAQSVADSKMNLANLLRSGNKNREALAAYQEILKEFPNTPYAGWSLGAIAQIHLGFGEYDAAREAYKRMMETFPAHPEFTEQARMGLAEVENQAGNREAALAAYREIVDKAQDPEAAMRARLAIARSLMAVEEYAEARKIFEEIAGAAKVEPSLKLQASLGVGETAMAGGDSRTARRVFEEVAREAGDRSEAGSALQLLGQALVNLGEFREVENVIREIKSRFPGDQNSVINVRLALVGKLREERRFDEAIAKLDPLIKEYEGQPQTAWALHAKAQILSHQRRTDDANAVYESLIEEYPNNLTSLIDAHLGIARNLHEGGRGDDALDRYRMVAEKWPDYPQTISALNQLAQLYQERGNDEALEDVLKRTLAMDAADANTKSNAAITLAGLYGRKHRIRDALAQYEMIYTRWPETNQAAWAMSSAARLLNENGEQAAAVKLLEDLIAKYPATHEAVVGAKAALAQIYER
- a CDS encoding glycosyltransferase, whose translation is MHEVAVVVPVKNRREMVVRAIASVLGQTAPPSEIVVVDDGSTDGTADAVRALGDPRVAVIPSRSAGPAGARNTGIDATAAPHIAFLDSDDTWEPGKLAAQLDLLDRAPAAGLVFSDAWIVPASFRGPTVFTRQPPACGDIEFRLLLDNFIPTSTVIVRRDALGDLRFRPEFSPAEDYDLWQRLIVGTKATFVPKALAVYRLHRGQLGADLPAMYRATRRVVAEASRAASLSPAQKRAVDRRMYRLSMAARRAAARRAWTPAY